Sequence from the Nasonia vitripennis strain AsymCx chromosome 5, Nvit_psr_1.1, whole genome shotgun sequence genome:
GAGTGCAAGACAAATCATACTACGAAATTACGTTATTTGATGaaagtgtatattttattttataaacgtTTATAATCCCATAATTTCTAATTACAAATCagatattattttcaaaaatttgagtaattgttattatttaagtCAATATAATATGAAAACTCTGTCCACTTAAAAGGAGAATCATACATTTGGTGCAACATTAATATTCTCGTCTGTTTAAAATGTATTGaactttttattaacatttctCTGCCACGTGAATATATCAAACCATTATCGCTCAAagcataattttttcatttactccGTACCTCGGCAATTGCTGCGTGATTTGTAAAATGTGTTATGGTAATTTTTTATAGACTAACTCTGTTAATGTCAGTTAGAAGAAATCGTAAAACGTTCGTTTTTCCtgatttgtttatatttataacataaaatttctgttttattATACTCGCGTCTAAAGTCGTGGCAAGGGCGTTCTTATTTATGATTACATAAGTCGTCAATGTAGCCGGCGAATGCATGGATCATCACAACAAGTGTACATTATGAAACGAAACATATTTGCTTAGGCTATGCCGCgacgataatttttttttttaacgctgGACTCTGCTACTCCGACTTCTTTTGTGACAGATTTCGAAGCGCAGTATCATTCCATCCGTCCAAGCATGGCAGGGAAAAGTTTGCTTAACTCTCTCGCTGACGCAGTGAACGAATCCTTAACTGGTTGCATTTTAACGTATCCACACCTTGAACTTCATGCGTCAAAGAGAGTTGTTTTGAAGCCCACAGtaagtttattattactatagaGACGATTTAATTTCACACACATtcgacaaaattattattataaaggcGTGAAGACACTTGgtttaaacaataaataaaagtagatTCTGAATCTAAAGAATAAAaactattaataaaattattgctAAATTCACGATGTTTTAGTGGAATGAACCAAGTGATAAAGTGTCTGTGATAAGCGGAGGAGGAAGTGGTCATGAACCTTTTTCAGCAGGTCTgtacttaattattttgaaaatatatttctatcagttcatgttcataaattgatctgtaaataatttgaaatcATCCGAGTATTAGGCTTTGTTGGAGATGGCATGTTATCAGCATCAGTCTCTGGCTCGATCTATGCTGCGCCCCCTTCTGGTCATGTTCTTTACGCGATCCAGTCAGTCTCAACAAATAACAAAGGTACTAATATCGCATGTATTTATTTAAGGTCTAATTTACATCGTAAACAATTTAACCAAACGTCGCAATTTTTTAGCTGGATGTCTTGTTATTATTCCAAACTACACAGGGGACTGCTTGAATTTCGGATTAGCCATTGAAAAAGCCAGATACTTGGGcataaaagtaattttttctcaaaaatatctttgaaaacattttttttttctagtaaAATATTATCATTCAAACtctgtttttctaaaatacaGGTCTCACAAGTTATTGTCGGAGAGGACTGCAGTATTCCGGATGACGAAGTGGGCAGAGCAGGAAAACGCGCTTTACCTGGTATTGTCCTAGTGCTGAAGGTTGCAGGTGCCGTGGCGCAAGAAGGTCATAGTCTTGAAGAGGTCACCAATTTCGCTCAAATGGTAGCGGATAATATGGCGTCTTGTTCAGTCGGACTAACAGCCTGTACAATTCCTGGTAAAAATTCAGTAAAcaaccatttttttcaaattaacgCACCAGTACAAAATgttcataaaaataatgacaacTTGTAGGTCAAGGACGCATGTTCGAACTACCAGAAGACGAAATAGAATTCGGGCAAGGCTTACACGGAGAAGCTGGCTACAAAAGAATCAAATTACAGTCTTCCTCCAAAACTACAGCCATTATGATCGACACTATTGTCAAAGCTCTCAAACTCGTTAAGGGGAATTCTGTGGCTGTTCTAGTTAATAATTTTGGCGGTTTGAGCCAATTGGAGCAAGGAGTCGTTGTTAAAGACGTTGTTACTCAGCTTGGTACAATATAAACCACTATATCCTTTTATGGAATATGAAAGTACACGCGTGAATAAGCACTATTTATTGCAGAAAACATGGAAATCTTACCATTACGAGTGTACGCGGGACTTGTAATGACATCCCTAGACAGCGTAGGAGTACACATCACTATCCTGAAGATTCCGGAAAATCACAAAACGGCGGTGATCAACGCACTCGATGAAAAAACAGATGCTCCAAGATGGCCCGGGTGTTCGTACAGTCTACCTTCAAAATATTACAACGCTCCTGCTAAAGAGGAAAAACTAAGTAAAACTCTCGTTGGTCCATCTTTGACCAGTGAGCAAGagaagttattaaaaatttgtttggaAAAAGCTTGTCGCGAAATAATTGAGAGGGAAAAGATAATTAATGATCTGGATCGAGGCTGCGGAGATGGAGACTGTGGAATGACGCTCAAGCATCTTGGTGAAGGTAAGTATCAAATAGTTCATAAAATTCCAGGAGATATGTTTAACTTCAGgattacaatatttttctagGAATACTTTCAACGATTGATAAACTGCCGCTATCGCATCTTTCGTCTCTATTATCCGAATTAGCAAATATTGCAGAGGACCACATGGGAGGTACATCAGGAGCTATTTACAGTTTGATGTTCACCGCCGCTGCAGTTGAAATGTCCAAGATTAACAATGCCGAAAATTGGTTGAAGGTTTGGGCGCAAGTTTGGCGTGCGGGAATCAACGGTATTATGAAATATAGCAAAGCCAAATTAGGAGATAAAACAATGGTAAGCAATTGGTAATGATGATTATGTAACTAACAAATGCCTAATTACTTAATATTCACTTTTAAATGGTATGTAAAATAAGATTCACTtgatttcaaaatattattgCAGATTGATGTATTAGAGCCATCGTTAAACGAGCTCGATAAAAACTTATATCTTTCCTACAAAGAAGCAGCTAGAAAAGTCGCTATTTGTGCTGAGCAGCGATCTGAAGCCACAAAACACATGGTCCCGAGGTGATAAAATCTCCGTTTTTTGCGATAACTTTTATGATAATTGCAAACGCATGAAACTTGTgttatttctttaaattaatttcagAGCGGGGCGAGCAAGCTATGTGAAACAAGCGGAATATTTGAAAGGAATTGATGCAGGAGCTTTTGCTGTGGCCACTTGGATAAATGCAATATCAGAAGCTCTATGAAACCTGGAAAAACGAGGGTTTAATATATGTATTTTAATCTCGTTGAATAGCGTATTGAATGTGTAAAAGCTACTGCTTCCTTTAAAACAATAGTCTTTTATTTACCAAAATCTAAGTACATATAAATAATGAGCATACATACACAATCTATAAGatgcaataatttttctacgcttatttttataattacaatTATGAGGAAGTGTATTCGTTTAGAATCTAAATTTAAAGAAACCGTATACAGTTGCATGTTCGATTCTTAAGCTGCATTGTCACGAACAAGTGCAgaacattttattttgttattcttacACATCGAAAATGGAATCGAACAGcaatatatgatttttttactataGGTTTTGTATAAGCGTTTTTAACGGAACAAAAATCCGTAATATTGCCGCGGCTTTCCGGCTGCGACATCGTTGAAAACAGTGGCTAGACGTTACCACTCTTTGTAAACCTACGTATACATACAATGTACATTTACATATTAAATATCACAATCTATGATGAgaagtcataatttttttgtattacttCGACGCGACGTTCCCACATTCGCACACAAACACACGTACTCGTGCAGTAACCTatagaaaattaatatttaagaTGATCGATGTGAAAATTACGAATGTTTGTTATTAATAACAGGGGATTAATACTGATTTTTCTTTCTAATATCTCACAGTATTTTTTAAACGTACGTTTTACCCAATCAGAACAAAACGACATCCAAAAATAGAAAACAGATTTTGTAACAAAAAACTCATGCTTCAATtgtttcaaataataaaaactcgATCATTCTTAATGTTGcgtttgtatttttcttaatAAGGAACAGATTATTTGTGATTACATGATTAGTTATTGATACACAAACGCGTGTAGATGATTAGGTTCCTTAAACTGTCGATATTGTCGTAAACATGTGCTAATGCATACACGGTTTGTGAAAAATGTAATGGGATTGCGCTTACtaatatttacataatttGTATATAACCGTGGAATTTACATCGACTTTGTTACTGCTATCACTGCATTACAAAATTATCATCTTTCATTGTAATTAAAACGCTCATGATGGTTAGTAGTTTACAAGatcttacgttttattacaaattaaaacttttaccgTTTAAAACGTATTCATGCCGATCACACTGCTTTTCCATTACTTTTTACACATAATGTGTATGTCTTAGAAAGTTGCTTAGCTGGACCATAATCTTTTTTTGGTTtcagtttttttaatatttttttcacttgtttttctttatagTTTATGTTATATGTGATTTATGCTAgcaaatttttgtataacttttttttcttttaatacttttgggaattttttaacaattttgaTGCTTGCGATGAAACATATACACGTTCTTcaataataaatgttttataacCATTAATAGGAGCAAAGCTGATTAGTTTGCTTaaataatgcatttttattttgaaatttagtCAGAAGTTAAATACTTATTTTGGGTGGCTTTAATAGAGTAAAAGACGAGTTAAGTATATCAGATGTAAAACCCttacttttcatttttaaatcgTCACTCTATCCGTTGAAGTTACTTACAGTGTAAGATTATGCAAGGTatagtttataattattattttacaaaatgcgaacttttattatttgcaACACGAAACTGGAAAGATTAAATAACCAAACCTTTTTTGGATAATGTGTTACTTGCTAGAGTTTGGTTATTTCGTGTTTCcaattttaaaagtttataCTTTCactcattaatattttatctatttctATCAATAAAGTAGCATctcattaaataataatatgaaaGATATTAAGAATAAAAGTGAAGTTAAATACATTTATACGTTCACAAAAACGTAAtcaatcaaattaaataatacagATCATTAGTGTGAAAAAACGCAAGTTAACAATCAGTAAActggtaaaaaataaaaaggcgTTCAAGAATATTTGATACAATGATATGACTaccaaaaaaatcagttttttacatcatcaaaaattatatatacaatTTGATAAATATGTAAACTCAACGACTAAATGCATCATTCCACTTGCAAATATGAGATCAGCCTGAAGGctaataatgatttaaatatGTATTTCTAGTTAGaactttcttttattttgggTGATATCAAACCTTTTAGCCAATTCAAAATGAACTATGCAGCACGGTATGTTGTGTTCAGACTTAACACTTCAGTTCTTGAACATACATGTTCAATATTTTTCCGTGTATTGTTcataaattcatattttttgcggtcataaaaaaacttataaaattttctacatgaagaaattataaaaaaataaatattttacgttCTACCTAATTAAGTATTGGACACTTTGGAGAATTAAAGAATCTCAGGTATCAGGTTTGGCGCCTCTATCGTACCTTTTccttagtttttttttcaattttcttcgCATCAAAGGTCTGCACGATAAGCGCCAATTTTTTGTTGACAAATCTTTGCAATTAGCGTTGTTATATATTCacagatttatatttatacatataggtatagcgGACTTTCTCTAGGTTATTTATTCCCTTCTCGACAGGCTGTAGACGTAGAATcgttataataaattaaataagagGTAGGTAAATGCCCGAGAAAATAGTTATGTATGATTATATATGTGAAATAAAAGAACTAAAAAAATAGTTCACCAAATTTAAACATAGCATGTCACATCATATATAATCAAATACAGTTACGAACAACTTTGTTTTCCCGGGTATAAAACGTGGCACACAGTGTCTTCAGCCTGGAGTGGGCAGAGCGTTATGTCAGTGAATATTGAAATTGTATTGCTTACGGCTGGAATTGATGCGGAGCCATCTACTTACAGCCAATGGTTCTGGATGACAGGTAGACCAGGATATGTCGTTGAAACTCGTGTAAGGCGTTGCGGCGGTCGTCGCCTCGAGCTGTATAGCGGTCGAGTATTCTTGCGGAAACTCGTGTTTCGCTCTGCCGATTTGGCTCTGCATAGTTGCGAGATGGTTGCTGATGCGCTTGCCATTTGTCATCACGTGACTGGTCGTACGTGAAACCTCAGTCGAGTTATGATGGTCTAAGCTTGAGTCGAAAAGGCTAGAATAGACTCGAGAGCCCGGGGACTGGCTCGGCATCGCGTTCGAACGGGAGATCTGGACAGTGACCTGAGGCTTGCCACTGTCTTTGTAGACCGGTG
This genomic interval carries:
- the LOC100123547 gene encoding triokinase/FMN cyclase-like, whose translation is MAGKSLLNSLADAVNESLTGCILTYPHLELHASKRVVLKPTWNEPSDKVSVISGGGSGHEPFSAGFVGDGMLSASVSGSIYAAPPSGHVLYAIQSVSTNNKAGCLVIIPNYTGDCLNFGLAIEKARYLGIKVSQVIVGEDCSIPDDEVGRAGKRALPGIVLVLKVAGAVAQEGHSLEEVTNFAQMVADNMASCSVGLTACTIPGQGRMFELPEDEIEFGQGLHGEAGYKRIKLQSSSKTTAIMIDTIVKALKLVKGNSVAVLVNNFGGLSQLEQGVVVKDVVTQLENMEILPLRVYAGLVMTSLDSVGVHITILKIPENHKTAVINALDEKTDAPRWPGCSYSLPSKYYNAPAKEEKLSKTLVGPSLTSEQEKLLKICLEKACREIIEREKIINDLDRGCGDGDCGMTLKHLGEGILSTIDKLPLSHLSSLLSELANIAEDHMGGTSGAIYSLMFTAAAVEMSKINNAENWLKVWAQVWRAGINGIMKYSKAKLGDKTMIDVLEPSLNELDKNLYLSYKEAARKVAICAEQRSEATKHMVPRAGRASYVKQAEYLKGIDAGAFAVATWINAISEAL